One Sporomusaceae bacterium FL31 DNA window includes the following coding sequences:
- the speA gene encoding arginine decarboxylase, giving the protein MYRGRQAETPLLTAMLKYVKDGVIPFHTPGHKQGKGMHPLLGEIVGMDALALDLALMEELDDFHEPHGCIKKAQDLAAELYGADHSFFVLNGTTGGIYAMILTIAGPGEKIIVPRNAHRSIIGGIILSGAIPVFMQPAVDHELGLAMGVTPETVEAAIHQHPEAKGVLIINPTYYGVATDLQKIVEVVHAHHMVVIVDEAHGPHLKFCDQLPMQALDAGADICAQSTHKIIGAMTQCSMVHCHEGRISVPRLKAMLQLVQSTSPNYILMASLDVARLQMAQQGRELIQRSIEIAEWVRREINTIPGLYCFGNEKIGNPGVYSIDPTKITVTVKGLGLRGAEAERILRHDYNIQVELSDMYNILFLITLGDTMTEAAALVQALRDLAAKYSGSCDFSAVNQACIAVNYPEPPPGVISPREALFGNQCTVPFKDSAGHICAEIVTFYPPGIPLLCPGERITADVINYCDQLQQAGLHISGPEDYTLKTIKVVD; this is encoded by the coding sequence TTGTATAGGGGTAGACAAGCTGAGACACCGTTGTTGACAGCAATGCTTAAGTACGTAAAAGACGGGGTAATACCATTTCATACACCTGGGCATAAGCAGGGCAAAGGGATGCATCCGCTGTTAGGCGAAATTGTGGGTATGGATGCTTTGGCTTTGGATTTGGCGCTCATGGAAGAACTGGATGATTTCCACGAGCCGCACGGCTGTATCAAAAAGGCTCAAGATTTGGCAGCCGAATTGTATGGCGCTGATCATAGCTTTTTTGTTCTCAACGGAACAACAGGTGGAATTTACGCCATGATTCTGACCATCGCCGGACCGGGTGAAAAGATTATTGTGCCGCGTAACGCTCATCGTTCTATTATTGGCGGAATTATTTTGAGCGGGGCTATCCCTGTGTTTATGCAGCCAGCCGTCGATCACGAACTTGGCCTGGCAATGGGCGTTACGCCTGAGACTGTTGAAGCTGCTATCCATCAGCATCCTGAAGCTAAAGGTGTTCTCATTATTAATCCTACTTATTATGGTGTGGCAACCGATTTACAGAAGATCGTCGAAGTTGTTCATGCGCATCACATGGTCGTGATTGTGGATGAAGCGCATGGGCCTCATTTAAAGTTTTGCGATCAGCTGCCCATGCAAGCACTTGATGCCGGTGCCGACATTTGTGCCCAAAGCACCCATAAAATTATTGGTGCTATGACGCAATGCTCTATGGTACACTGTCATGAAGGCCGCATCAGTGTCCCGCGCCTAAAAGCCATGCTGCAGCTGGTGCAGTCGACCAGCCCTAATTATATCTTGATGGCCTCCCTGGATGTTGCCCGCTTGCAAATGGCGCAGCAAGGCCGCGAGCTCATTCAGCGTTCCATTGAAATCGCAGAATGGGTTAGGCGTGAAATCAATACCATTCCTGGTCTGTATTGCTTTGGTAATGAAAAAATCGGCAATCCTGGTGTATACAGTATTGATCCAACTAAGATTACCGTTACGGTTAAAGGGCTGGGCTTAAGAGGCGCTGAAGCTGAACGGATTTTGCGGCATGACTACAACATTCAGGTAGAATTATCGGATATGTACAATATTTTATTTCTGATTACTTTAGGTGATACCATGACTGAGGCTGCCGCTTTAGTCCAAGCGCTGCGGGATTTGGCAGCCAAGTATTCTGGCAGCTGTGACTTTTCAGCGGTGAATCAGGCCTGTATTGCGGTCAATTATCCTGAGCCGCCTCCAGGGGTTATTTCACCGCGGGAGGCGCTGTTCGGCAATCAATGTACAGTGCCGTTTAAAGATTCGGCAGGCCATATTTGCGCCGAGATTGTTACCTTTTACCCTCCGGGCATCCCCTTATTGTGTCCGGGAGAGCGCATTACGGCAGATGTAATCAATTATTGTGATCAGTTGCAACAAGCCGGTCTGCATATTTCCGGACCGGAAGACTATACGCTTAAAACAATAAAAGTGGTGGATTAA
- the rsmI gene encoding ribosomal RNA small subunit methyltransferase I, with translation MTVQPGSLYLCATPIGNLEDMTFRAIRVLKEAAVVAAEDTRHTRKLLTHFDIHTPLVSYHEHNKTVRGPELIERLLKGESVVVVSDAGMPGISDPGSHLVQLAIEADIPVIPLPGANAALSALVCSGLDTTAFTFVGFLPKTTKKRREFIGSLAKLPTTLLFYESPHRIKDTLDELLTGLGDRQAVAARELTKKFEQFVRGSLSSLQTYFNENLPRGEFTIVIAGNNNAQDADTHAEPALLLPLDQAVQALMQTGVDKKAAIREVALQRDISKREVYQAVIGKE, from the coding sequence GTGACCGTACAACCAGGAAGTTTATATTTGTGTGCGACGCCGATAGGCAATTTGGAAGATATGACCTTTAGGGCCATTCGGGTTTTAAAGGAAGCGGCGGTGGTTGCTGCTGAGGATACCAGGCATACCCGCAAGCTGCTCACTCATTTTGACATTCATACGCCGCTGGTTAGTTATCATGAACATAATAAAACCGTGCGCGGCCCGGAATTGATCGAACGACTGCTAAAAGGCGAATCTGTCGTTGTGGTCAGCGATGCTGGTATGCCTGGGATTTCCGATCCTGGCAGTCATTTGGTTCAGTTAGCCATTGAAGCCGACATACCGGTTATCCCGTTGCCGGGGGCTAATGCGGCATTGTCGGCGCTAGTTTGCTCGGGACTGGATACAACCGCTTTTACTTTTGTGGGCTTTTTGCCGAAAACCACAAAAAAACGCCGCGAATTTATTGGTTCGCTGGCCAAGCTCCCGACAACACTATTGTTTTATGAATCGCCTCATCGTATCAAAGATACTCTGGATGAGCTTCTGACAGGCTTAGGGGACAGGCAGGCTGTGGCGGCTCGTGAACTGACCAAAAAGTTTGAACAGTTTGTCCGGGGATCATTATCCAGTTTACAGACTTATTTTAATGAAAATTTGCCACGCGGCGAGTTTACTATCGTCATTGCTGGCAATAATAATGCACAAGATGCAGATACTCATGCTGAGCCAGCCTTGTTGCTGCCGCTGGACCAGGCTGTCCAGGCTTTGATGCAAACAGGGGTGGATAAGAAGGCCGCTATTCGTGAAGTTGCTCTGCAGCGTGATATCTCTAAGCGGGAAGTTTATCAGGCTGTAATTGGTAAAGAGTAG
- a CDS encoding AbrB family transcriptional regulator, whose translation MKSTGIVRKVDELGRVVIPIELRRTLDIEEKDALEIYVDHDRIILRKYEPACSCVFCGNGDEVTNFKGKNVCKHCLDAMVQKVI comes from the coding sequence ATGAAATCAACTGGTATTGTACGGAAAGTGGACGAGCTTGGCAGAGTGGTTATTCCCATCGAACTGCGCCGTACCCTTGATATTGAAGAAAAAGACGCTTTAGAGATATATGTAGATCATGACCGTATCATCCTGCGCAAATACGAGCCAGCTTGCTCTTGTGTTTTCTGCGGCAATGGCGATGAAGTAACAAACTTCAAAGGTAAAAACGTCTGTAAACATTGCCTTGATGCTATGGTACAAAAAGTCATCTAA
- a CDS encoding methyltransferase: MLPGERIDDLIIQHMKIIQHDEEFRFSLDAVLLAHFATVKPGAKAVDLGTGTGVIGLLLLARGAGFVSGVEINQRVAAMAERSVALNGLADKMMIVSADLRMIEQELPAGQCDLVTANPPYRPVGQGQMNPNDSLAIARHEVQATLRDVIAAAKYLVKFRGRFAMIHLPERMAEILTLMSTTGVEPKRLQLVYPKVGSKPTMLLVEGVLGAKPGLEVLPPFIIYHQDGTYTDAVMAYYK; encoded by the coding sequence TTGTTACCTGGCGAAAGAATTGATGATTTAATCATTCAACATATGAAAATCATTCAGCATGATGAAGAATTTCGGTTTTCTTTGGATGCTGTGTTGTTAGCGCATTTTGCCACTGTTAAGCCAGGGGCAAAGGCTGTTGATTTAGGGACTGGCACTGGAGTCATTGGTTTGTTGTTATTGGCGCGCGGTGCTGGCTTTGTATCCGGAGTGGAAATTAATCAGCGGGTTGCGGCGATGGCTGAGCGCAGTGTTGCCTTGAATGGCTTGGCTGACAAGATGATGATTGTCTCTGCCGATTTACGGATGATTGAGCAGGAATTGCCTGCCGGGCAATGTGATCTGGTTACAGCCAATCCACCATATCGTCCAGTGGGACAAGGACAGATGAATCCAAACGACAGCTTGGCTATTGCTAGGCATGAAGTCCAGGCAACACTTCGTGATGTGATTGCGGCCGCAAAATATCTGGTGAAATTTCGCGGCCGTTTTGCCATGATTCATTTGCCGGAACGGATGGCGGAGATACTGACCCTGATGAGCACCACCGGGGTTGAGCCTAAGCGTCTGCAACTGGTCTATCCTAAGGTGGGCAGTAAGCCGACCATGCTGCTGGTTGAGGGCGTCTTAGGCGCAAAACCAGGGCTGGAAGTCTTGCCGCCCTTTATTATCTATCATCAGGACGGTACATATACTGATGCTGTTATGGCGTATTATAAGTAG
- a CDS encoding thymidylate kinase, producing MAGKLIIIEAGDGCGKATQSEQLVKRLSLEHQHVRKIEFPNYQSQSSALIKMYLNGEFGQSAEAVNPYAASAFYAVDRYASFKQDWEEFYQHGGIVVCDRYTTSNMVHQAVKITDDGARAAYLDWLWDFEFGKFALPVPDAVIFLDMPPTFSRQLIQQRAQQTGTAADIHERDEAYLARCYASYCEIAEKYQWQKVSCITNGSLKSVAEIHEEVYQIAAAVIR from the coding sequence ATGGCAGGAAAATTAATTATTATTGAGGCCGGCGATGGCTGCGGCAAGGCAACCCAGTCCGAGCAGCTGGTAAAAAGACTGAGCTTGGAGCATCAACATGTTCGCAAGATTGAATTTCCTAATTATCAAAGCCAGTCGTCGGCACTGATTAAAATGTATTTAAATGGCGAATTCGGTCAAAGTGCCGAAGCAGTTAACCCATATGCGGCATCTGCTTTTTATGCGGTTGACCGCTATGCATCTTTTAAACAGGACTGGGAAGAATTTTATCAACATGGCGGAATTGTTGTCTGTGATCGTTATACAACGTCAAATATGGTTCATCAAGCCGTAAAAATCACGGATGATGGTGCGCGAGCGGCTTATTTAGACTGGTTATGGGATTTTGAGTTTGGCAAGTTTGCCCTTCCGGTCCCTGATGCGGTTATATTTCTGGATATGCCGCCCACCTTCAGCCGTCAGCTTATTCAGCAGCGAGCCCAGCAAACTGGCACTGCAGCTGATATTCATGAACGTGATGAGGCGTATTTAGCCCGCTGCTATGCCAGTTATTGCGAGATTGCCGAGAAATATCAGTGGCAGAAAGTCTCCTGCATCACAAACGGCAGTCTTAAAAGTGTTGCTGAAATCCATGAAGAAGTCTACCAGATCGCTGCTGCGGTTATACGCTAA
- a CDS encoding phosphate ABC transporter substrate-binding protein, translated as MISLIRAAALFLLAYTLQQLIQTDLINLYLNPRFVPLTKMALVFIIILFVLSLIDFGSRVLSNRVYPGRFAGAPVIVLLTALSPLIFSPQSLGSTMISQKGMWTFGGSNPMTALQGPAGQPDKFNRSVAKQLPADNKPESNEEVLQLTDSNFIVKFAKIQRHPQDYIGKEIELEGFLVHHPLMDHDKYLIARYAIVCCAADAQVLGFAVLDQAAYPDDTWIKLRGKIAADQENLYLKVTSVQRLATPANPYLYAPEGLPEI; from the coding sequence ATGATCTCGCTCATTAGGGCAGCAGCGCTATTCCTGTTAGCCTATACCTTGCAGCAGTTAATTCAGACCGACCTGATCAATTTGTATCTTAATCCGCGATTTGTTCCGTTAACCAAAATGGCCTTGGTGTTTATTATTATTTTGTTTGTCTTGTCGCTCATTGATTTTGGCTCCAGGGTTCTGAGCAATCGGGTTTACCCGGGGCGTTTTGCTGGTGCACCCGTGATTGTGTTACTGACCGCATTGAGTCCGCTGATTTTCTCGCCTCAGTCTTTAGGCAGTACCATGATTAGTCAAAAAGGAATGTGGACTTTTGGTGGCAGCAATCCCATGACTGCCCTGCAAGGGCCTGCCGGTCAGCCTGACAAATTTAATCGTAGTGTTGCGAAGCAGCTGCCGGCTGACAATAAGCCGGAATCAAACGAAGAAGTCCTACAGCTCACCGATAGTAATTTTATTGTCAAGTTTGCTAAGATTCAGCGTCATCCGCAAGATTATATCGGCAAAGAAATTGAACTAGAAGGCTTTCTTGTTCATCATCCGTTAATGGATCACGATAAATACCTCATTGCCCGTTATGCCATTGTTTGCTGTGCAGCTGACGCTCAAGTGCTGGGCTTTGCGGTATTAGACCAGGCTGCGTATCCTGATGATACCTGGATTAAGCTTCGCGGCAAAATTGCGGCAGACCAAGAAAACCTCTATTTAAAAGTAACCAGTGTACAACGGCTGGCAACTCCCGCTAATCCATACTTATATGCACCAGAAGGATTGCCTGAGATTTAA
- the holB gene encoding DNA polymerase III subunit delta': MQWNEIVGHNENIKRLRTLLKSERMPHALLFTGPAGIGKMLVASTLAAAALCSSAEQTPCGVCQSCRSIASHSHPDLLTVRTDGTTIKIEQIRQLQSELAFAPYLGTRRVCIIEDAERMTAQAANSILKTLEEPQGSILFILVSASRQLLLETIISRCLAVAFQPLPQEILIQALCAKGFAESQAAVAARLSGGKMGKALTLLEPEGLVKRDQAAELAAALPQSEMKFVWSTATVFDKFERRDFLSLLEYLSLILRDMLMIVSRQDRRLLFNIDLEERLNTQAESWSEPALIKALKEVTTCRQALQANANPRLTGEALLIKLRDLAGGG, translated from the coding sequence ATGCAATGGAACGAGATTGTCGGGCATAATGAAAATATAAAGCGGCTCAGGACACTGCTAAAGTCTGAGCGAATGCCGCACGCGCTGTTGTTTACCGGCCCTGCGGGTATTGGCAAAATGCTGGTGGCCAGTACGCTGGCAGCAGCTGCGCTGTGCAGTTCTGCTGAACAAACGCCCTGCGGCGTGTGTCAGTCGTGCCGCAGTATCGCAAGTCACAGTCATCCGGATTTATTAACTGTCCGGACTGACGGTACGACGATAAAGATTGAACAAATTCGTCAACTGCAGAGTGAACTTGCCTTTGCTCCTTATCTGGGAACCCGGCGGGTTTGTATTATTGAAGATGCTGAACGAATGACTGCCCAAGCCGCCAATAGTATTTTAAAAACTTTGGAAGAGCCACAGGGGAGCATTTTGTTTATTTTGGTCTCTGCCAGTCGGCAGTTACTATTAGAAACCATTATTTCCAGGTGTCTGGCTGTCGCCTTTCAACCCTTACCACAAGAAATTTTAATTCAAGCACTGTGTGCGAAAGGCTTTGCAGAAAGCCAAGCGGCAGTTGCAGCACGTCTTTCTGGTGGGAAAATGGGCAAGGCACTGACCTTATTAGAGCCAGAGGGCTTGGTAAAACGTGATCAGGCAGCTGAACTTGCTGCAGCTTTACCTCAGAGCGAGATGAAGTTTGTTTGGAGTACAGCAACTGTTTTTGATAAATTTGAACGACGAGATTTTTTAAGTTTACTAGAATATTTAAGTTTGATATTGCGTGATATGTTAATGATCGTTAGCAGACAAGACCGTCGGCTGTTATTTAATATTGATTTGGAAGAACGTTTGAACACGCAGGCTGAAAGCTGGAGTGAGCCGGCGCTGATTAAGGCGCTTAAGGAAGTCACCACATGCAGGCAAGCACTTCAGGCTAACGCCAATCCACGTTTAACAGGTGAGGCGCTGCTCATTAAGCTGCGAGATTTAGCTGGAGGAGGATAA
- a CDS encoding metal ABC transporter permease, which produces MLDLLQYDFMQRALIAGLLVGLICPSIGVFLILRRQSLIGDGLGHIAFAGVAAGWMMGIYPVLSATVVTVLSALGIEALRARRPAYADMMLAIFFYSGIAVAIILSSMTKSNNVNLISYLFGSIVTVSENDVKTIAGLAAVVLGVLSYIFKELVFITFDEEAAKVSGLPVKKINIILAVLTALTVSVSMRIVGILLVSALMVIPVAASLQLSRSFRSTLINAIIISEISVLIGLLVSFAANLATGGTIVITAVTIFIAAFAWKQISALSPGKEIVHKS; this is translated from the coding sequence ATGCTTGATTTATTACAATATGATTTTATGCAGCGTGCTTTGATTGCAGGCCTGCTGGTCGGACTAATATGTCCGTCAATTGGTGTTTTTCTTATTTTGCGGCGGCAGTCGCTTATTGGCGATGGTCTAGGTCATATAGCGTTTGCCGGAGTTGCGGCAGGCTGGATGATGGGGATTTATCCGGTATTAAGTGCTACTGTGGTCACAGTGCTTTCTGCGCTTGGCATTGAAGCGCTGCGTGCCAGAAGGCCAGCTTATGCTGATATGATGTTAGCGATATTTTTCTATAGTGGCATTGCGGTAGCAATTATTTTAAGCAGCATGACCAAATCAAACAATGTGAATTTGATTAGCTATTTATTTGGCAGCATTGTCACTGTGAGTGAAAATGATGTAAAAACAATTGCTGGACTGGCGGCTGTCGTGCTGGGGGTGCTGAGTTATATTTTTAAAGAATTAGTATTTATCACCTTTGATGAAGAGGCTGCCAAGGTTAGCGGGCTTCCGGTAAAAAAAATTAATATCATTCTTGCTGTGCTGACAGCCTTGACTGTTTCGGTATCCATGCGGATTGTTGGCATTCTATTGGTTTCGGCCTTGATGGTCATTCCAGTTGCGGCCAGCTTGCAGCTGTCACGCAGTTTTCGCAGCACGTTGATCAATGCCATTATTATTTCTGAAATTTCGGTGCTGATTGGCTTATTAGTATCTTTCGCGGCTAACCTCGCTACTGGCGGAACCATTGTCATTACGGCAGTCACTATTTTTATTGCCGCATTTGCTTGGAAACAAATCAGCGCGCTAAGTCCCGGCAAAGAAATTGTTCATAAATCTTAA
- a CDS encoding zinc ABC transporter ATP-binding protein, with protein sequence MNVFELNDISFSYLQGNVVFEKVTMTIPKGRFLAMVGPNGAGKSTLLKLCVGLLKPNSGVVKVFDTPISQYKDWSKVVYIAQQTLRDRNFPVTVEEVVAMGRVAAVGIGGKLKNADHEMIEEAISTVGLQNLRRRMIGELSGGQQQRVAIAKALAAKPEALLLDEATSGVDTETREAIYDLLRNINRMSGTSIIMVSHDVERIVRYADDIASIDGGLSYYGTASAFQCQCDLRKGNITGQVEWGKRSHA encoded by the coding sequence ATGAATGTATTCGAATTGAATGACATATCTTTTTCCTATTTGCAGGGTAATGTCGTGTTTGAAAAAGTGACAATGACCATTCCAAAAGGGCGGTTTCTTGCGATGGTGGGGCCTAATGGGGCAGGTAAGTCCACCTTATTAAAACTATGTGTTGGTTTGCTGAAACCTAACTCTGGAGTGGTTAAGGTTTTCGATACCCCAATCAGTCAATATAAAGATTGGTCAAAAGTTGTCTATATTGCGCAGCAAACCCTGCGGGATCGCAATTTTCCAGTGACAGTTGAAGAAGTTGTTGCGATGGGGCGAGTGGCGGCAGTCGGCATTGGGGGTAAACTAAAAAATGCTGATCATGAAATGATTGAAGAAGCCATCAGCACCGTTGGCCTCCAGAATCTGCGGCGGAGAATGATTGGTGAGCTGTCAGGCGGCCAGCAGCAGCGGGTAGCGATTGCTAAAGCTTTGGCAGCTAAGCCTGAAGCGTTATTATTGGACGAAGCCACTTCTGGGGTGGATACTGAGACAAGAGAAGCCATTTATGATTTGTTGCGCAATATCAACCGTATGAGTGGTACGTCAATTATTATGGTTTCTCATGATGTTGAGCGTATTGTCAGATATGCAGATGATATTGCCAGTATTGATGGCGGATTGAGCTATTATGGCACTGCATCCGCCTTTCAGTGTCAGTGCGATCTGAGGAAGGGAAATATTACTGGCCAGGTAGAATGGGGGAAACGCAGTCATGCTTGA
- a CDS encoding stage 0 sporulation protein: MQTVVGVRFKKAGKIYYFDPGQLELAAGENVIVETARGLEHGQVVIGPRQVSEEDIVAPLKTVQRKASNLDMDKVKENTAKEEDAFRVCEQKIQAHSLPMKLIDVEYTFDVNKIIFYFTAEGRIDFRELVKDLAAVFRTRIELRQIGVRDEAKMLGGIGCCGRPLCCSTFLGDFEPVSIRMAKEQNLSLNPTKISGICGRLMCCLKYESDCYGGCCKKVVPPTAGRRVITIDGEGKVISVSNNKKTATVLIDDGKTVVIPWEEVVEKEEE, translated from the coding sequence GTGCAAACAGTAGTAGGCGTACGGTTTAAAAAAGCCGGGAAAATATATTATTTTGATCCAGGGCAGCTGGAATTGGCAGCAGGTGAAAACGTTATCGTCGAAACGGCACGGGGCTTGGAACATGGACAGGTTGTTATTGGACCACGCCAAGTATCAGAAGAGGATATTGTTGCGCCGCTTAAGACAGTGCAGCGTAAAGCATCCAATTTGGATATGGATAAAGTAAAAGAGAACACAGCCAAGGAAGAAGATGCGTTCCGGGTTTGTGAACAAAAAATTCAAGCTCATAGTTTACCCATGAAATTAATTGATGTGGAATACACATTTGATGTAAATAAAATTATCTTTTATTTTACTGCAGAAGGTCGAATTGATTTTCGAGAGTTAGTCAAGGATCTGGCTGCCGTTTTTCGTACCCGGATTGAATTACGGCAAATTGGTGTGCGTGATGAAGCCAAGATGCTTGGAGGAATCGGCTGCTGCGGCCGTCCGTTGTGCTGTTCAACTTTTCTGGGCGATTTTGAGCCAGTATCCATTCGGATGGCCAAAGAACAAAATCTATCCCTTAATCCAACGAAGATTTCCGGTATTTGCGGCCGGCTGATGTGCTGTCTGAAATATGAGAGCGACTGTTATGGCGGCTGCTGCAAGAAGGTGGTACCCCCTACTGCTGGGCGACGGGTTATTACCATTGATGGCGAGGGGAAAGTGATCTCGGTAAGCAATAACAAAAAAACGGCAACCGTCTTAATTGATGATGGCAAAACCGTCGTTATTCCTTGGGAGGAAGTCGTCGAGAAAGAAGAGGAATAA
- a CDS encoding zinc ABC transporter substrate-binding protein: MIKGDRAQVKRMSVILCLSMLLVTISSGLCSAWFWDSKPKIVTTIYPLYEFTKQVVGDKAEVVLLTPAGVEPHDWEPSPADMVTIQNAKLFIYNGAGMEHWVDRIAGSTLAGKKVINASNFVSTMAAEFDEEGGPALSGEIDPHIWLDPVNAQAIVTAIAAALVEIDADNSGYYYANAASYNNELAALHQEYLNALNSRSRNEIVTSHAAFGYLAKRYGLTQIAIMGLSPEAEPTPDRMAQIIQYVRSNGIKYIFFETLVSPKLSEIIASEAGAQTLLLNPLEGLTDEEVAQGHNYISEMRMNLVNLKYALGVID; encoded by the coding sequence ATGATTAAGGGGGATCGAGCACAAGTGAAAAGGATGAGTGTTATTCTTTGCCTGAGCATGTTGCTGGTTACTATTAGCTCTGGCTTATGTTCAGCATGGTTTTGGGATTCAAAGCCGAAAATTGTTACAACGATCTATCCATTATATGAATTTACCAAACAGGTAGTAGGCGACAAAGCCGAGGTTGTTCTATTGACTCCGGCTGGAGTTGAACCACATGACTGGGAACCTTCACCAGCCGATATGGTGACAATCCAGAATGCAAAGTTATTTATTTATAATGGTGCCGGTATGGAGCATTGGGTAGACCGCATTGCTGGCAGCACTTTAGCAGGCAAGAAAGTCATCAATGCCAGTAATTTTGTCAGTACGATGGCTGCTGAATTTGATGAAGAGGGCGGTCCGGCTCTTAGCGGGGAAATCGATCCTCACATCTGGCTTGACCCGGTCAATGCGCAGGCTATCGTTACGGCTATTGCCGCTGCGCTGGTGGAAATTGATGCAGATAACTCGGGTTATTATTATGCGAACGCTGCGAGTTACAACAATGAGCTGGCAGCTTTGCATCAGGAATATTTAAACGCTTTGAATAGCAGAAGCCGTAACGAAATTGTTACATCTCATGCTGCGTTTGGTTATCTGGCCAAGCGTTACGGCTTAACTCAAATTGCCATTATGGGGCTGAGTCCGGAAGCAGAACCAACACCTGACAGAATGGCGCAAATCATTCAGTACGTCCGGAGTAATGGGATAAAATATATCTTTTTTGAGACACTCGTGAGTCCAAAACTGTCAGAAATTATTGCCAGTGAAGCGGGTGCACAAACGCTGCTGCTCAATCCGCTTGAGGGCTTAACTGATGAGGAAGTAGCCCAGGGGCATAACTACATCAGTGAAATGAGAATGAACCTAGTTAACTTAAAATATGCTTTAGGCGTCATTGATTAG
- a CDS encoding TetR family transcriptional regulator, translating to MDADHKVSTREKILHATLELIDNEGIENVTIRKITVAADVNIAAVNYYFGSKENVINEALKELMSKLNGTFKQLDDAALSPECRLRNFLRSYADATLAYPDVFKNFIKQLIVHYNDNQAHVDYIEFLQTTGWKKLQDLLRESTQIEDDAILAMKVVQLFSALEFPILLGIQMQNFPNFDYYNKQYRDQYVELLLKSLLNPNAK from the coding sequence ATGGATGCAGATCATAAAGTTTCAACCAGAGAAAAGATCCTCCATGCAACGCTAGAGCTTATTGATAATGAAGGCATTGAGAACGTAACAATCAGAAAGATCACTGTAGCGGCTGATGTGAATATTGCTGCGGTTAATTATTACTTTGGTTCGAAAGAAAATGTTATTAATGAAGCCTTGAAAGAGCTCATGTCCAAATTAAACGGTACATTTAAGCAACTGGATGATGCTGCGTTGTCACCGGAATGCCGTTTGCGTAATTTTTTGCGCAGCTATGCAGATGCGACATTAGCTTATCCTGATGTTTTTAAAAATTTTATTAAGCAGCTGATTGTTCATTATAACGACAATCAGGCACATGTGGATTATATTGAATTTTTGCAAACTACCGGGTGGAAGAAGCTGCAGGATTTACTGCGCGAAAGTACTCAGATCGAGGATGACGCGATATTAGCAATGAAAGTCGTCCAATTGTTCAGTGCTTTGGAATTTCCGATTCTCCTCGGTATCCAGATGCAGAATTTCCCCAATTTTGATTACTACAATAAGCAGTACCGGGATCAGTATGTTGAGCTATTGTTGAAATCGCTGCTAAATCCCAATGCCAAGTAG